A region of the Arachis hypogaea cultivar Tifrunner chromosome 15, arahy.Tifrunner.gnm2.J5K5, whole genome shotgun sequence genome:
aaattaaaagttatagtTAAGTTATATTAAagggtaatttaaaaattttatttaattttttaaggttCGTATAATTTTGTTTGCAAAAACTCATCTTTCATTTTTTAATAGGTataaagttaattttatttttttaataaatttatcaacattttaattttttatgaataaaaataatagtttactctatctctctctttttttttacgaGGATGGGGGGTCAAAGACCCCAAACAAGAAGAAGCAAAAACAGCAAAACAAAACTAGGAGCCCCTAGGACGCATACAGCCAAAGCAATCTAAATCTAAGGCCAAAGTTATATCAGGAGGGGGCACATCATAAACATGGAGGCCAAGGGGAAGAGTCTGTCCTTTTTTTGCAAGGATGTCTGTGACATAATTCGCTTCTCGCATAATGTGGGTCCATTCAGAGATAGTCAGACGTTGAGCTTGAGTGTTAATATCTGCGAGGAGTGATGCACATGGGTGTCTTATAGCGCAACCACTCTTCACGAGTTCCAAAACTGATGTAGAATTCGTTTCAACAATGATTTGGTGGAAGTTCTTTGCCACTACAATTTGAAGGCCACGCACAACCCCCAAATTTCAGCTTGCATTATGGAGCAACTACCCAAATTGTAAGAGAAACCAGCAATATATCTCCCCAAGTGATCTCTAGAAACTCCCCCACATGCTGCATTATTCTGATTTTCATAAAAAGAGCCATCAACATTGAGTTTAATAACATCTTCTGTAGAAGAAAACCAGCGGATGAGGTTGTTGTGGGCTGGATTGGTGTGCTTCGTTTTCCACTGGTTCTCTATAACTCTAAGGTATTTCTCATGTCTCGCTTTAATATTGATTAAAGCCAAGGTAGAAGGAATCAACTTATTCTCAAACACCTAACTGTTTCGGCAGAACCACAGGTGGGAAGTCGCGTAACCAAACATATTTGACCAGTTTGTTTCTTTTGATATATTACTTAAAAGCCAGTTCGAAAGATCAGAGCCGAAGAATGAAGGCAGTTGACCTGAAGGAAGGAGATTGCACCAGATGCTCTTGGCGAAGAAGCAGTCACGAAGGACATGTAAAGTGGATTCTTCATTGCTGCTACACCTGGGGCAGCGATCATCACTTGTCATGTGTCGTCTCTTCCTTGCTGCATTAGTAAGGATTGCGTCATGGGCCACTAACCATAGGAACATGCGGATGCGTTCTGGGCCTTTCCACTTCCAACCATGGCTGAAGATGTTGTTGGGTTGACCGGTGGTGTTTTGAATATCTTGATAAGCCGATTTAGGTTTGAAAGACCCATTTGAGGTGAGCGCCCAAGCGATTTGATCTTTCTCCTTCCAAGGGGATGGTGGGGccaatgcattgatctttttgaCAATATCGTCTGGGAGCCATTCCTTAATCCTCTCGATGTCCCAATCCCCTGaaatagacagaaaatccgtGAGGGAGCTATTATAATTAATAGTATCAATACTTACCTGATGAACATGCTTATCCAGGCTCCCTAAATTAGGCACCCAATTATGTTTCTAGAAATTGATTTTCGAGCCATCCCCAATCTGCCaaatggtgttttttttttttaaattttcccaGTTTTCGTAAACTCCTTTCCACAGATTTGAGTTACTCCATTTTCGCTCTACTCTCGGGATAATGTCTTCACCTCCTCCATATTTGGATCGTAGAACTCTAGCCCAAAGAGCATCTTTCTTCTCAATGAGGCCCCAACCCACTTTCATAATGAAGGCTCGATTTAGAGTACGAGCATGACGAATGCCCAATCCACCATTATTTTTATGCTCGCCAACTTTTCTCCAACTCAAGCGATGAATCTTTTTTTATTGAGCGATTTCTCCCCATAGAAAATTTCTGCATTTACGGTCAATAGCATTACAAGTAGTAGAGGGAAGTAAGGCAGTTTGCATAGTGTATGATGGAATAGAAGAAATGATAGATTTCACCAGGGTGTTTCTTCCTGCCAAGGAGAGGGATGAAGCCTTCCAAGAGTTGAGTCTCGTGTTGAGTTTGCTAATGATATCATCAAAAGTACTACCAGACACCTTATTGTGATGGAGAGGAACTCCAAGATATTTTCCCAAGTTGTCCGTTCTGGCGAAGCCAAAGGCATCACTGATCTCTTCTCTGATGGGCCCCCAACATTGCTAGAAAAGAAGATACGAGTTTTTTCCTGGCTAATTGTTTGCCCAGAGCTCTCACAGAAGGCATTAAGACATCTATTTATAACACTAGCCTGGTCCATATTAGCCTCAGCAAAAATAATCAAGTCGTCTACAAAGCATATGTGAGATAGTGCCGGACCCCGTCTCTTGATGTGAATCGGCTTCCAAAAACCGTGATTGACCGCACAGTTAATAAGCTGAGATAGGCGTTCAAtgcaaaagataaaaatataaggaGATATTAGGTCCCCTTGTCGAATACCCCTTGTTGGTTTAAACTCCTCCAATTCTTCACCATTCCAAAGAACTCGCATTCTTGCGGAGGAGATATAGGAGATAATAAGTTCAATAGTATTGGAAGGAAGCCCAATGTCCTTTAAAGTATCCTCCACAAAATACCATTTGAGCTTATCATACGCCTTTTCGAGGTCAATCTTGATCGACATCCATCCCTGCctcccttttttatttctcatgGAGTGGATTACTTCCTGTGTAATGATAATGTTATCTAAACTTTGTCTTCCTGGCACAAAGCTGTATTGGGTGGGACTAACCAGCTTCTCCATGATTCTTCTCATACGACTAGCCAGAATTTTAGTAAAAATCTTGTACGAAACATTACATAGGCTTATGGGCCTCATTTGTTTGAGGTTAGACACAAAATCTACCTTTGGTATAAGAGTGATGAGGGTTTCATTCAGCTCACTGATGTGCTTGGGATTGTGGAAGACAGTTTGGATCAACCTACAGAGGTCAGGTCTGACTTTATCCCAATACTATTGGTAAAAAACAGCTTGTATGCCATCTCTACCCGGCGCTTTTAGGCTCCCAATGCCAAATAAAGTATCCTTAATCTCCTGGTGCATCACTTCACCACCCAAGATATTAAGCTCAGTAATGTTAAGAGTCGGAAATTCATTTTGAAGCACATAAGCTCCTTAATCTCCAAATCGTTTTTCTTAGTAACCCAAGTACCATCATCATTTTGTAAGGCAAGAactctgtttcttcttcttcgaatCATCGTACACCCATGGAAGAACTTGGTATTATGATCGCCAAATTCGATCTAATTACTCCGAGATTTTTGGAACCACAACAATTCCTCCTGGGCAAGCACTTCTTCATATTCTTTGCATAGCCAAAATTGCAGATCCTTTAGGTAGTGGTTGACTCCATTAGAAAGGAAATTTGCAATGCCTTGAAGTCGAAAgagaattcttttttttcttttgaaaatatttcCCAAAACTGAATTGTTCCAATCCTTGAGAGCTCTCTGAAAATTGTGAACACTGTTTGACCAAGAACTTTCAAACTTCCAACAGTTTTTAACCATGCCATCAAATTCTGGGTGGTGCAGCCAAGCTGCAAGGAAGCAAAATGATCTTTTCCTTCCATTACCCATACTGTTTTGAGATAATTGAAGGCAGAGGGGGGGGGCATGATCCGATTTGATCATAGGCAAATGTTTAATGTAGGCCTCAGGGAATTGGATTTGCCAATCTAAATTCTCCAAAGCACGGTCCAGCCTGATCACTAAGTTATCCCTTTTCCAGGTAAAAGGCCAGCCCACAAACCCCAAATCAATCAACCCACAATCAGAAACAAAATTCTGAAAGTCAGAGCAAGCGCCAGAGTCATTCCTAACAGCACCTCCGCGTCTTTCATGGTCATGTAAAGtagcattaaaatcaccaattaagCACCAGAGAGCATGATTGTTCCACAAAAGCTTTCTGTTTACTTCTTGGGGACTACCATAAATTGCTGTGAGTAACCAAGTGGTAGAATTATTACAAGAGACCAAAAGATGAATGAATTGTCTATTATGGCTAAGGATGTCAACCTTCCAAATACTTGAATCCCAAAGAGCCCATATACCGCCGGAGTGGCCACTTGCTTCCTCCACAAAGCAACCATCAAATCCTAATTTATTTCTAACATCTTTCCCCCGATCCCCACTTAAATGAGTTTCAAATAAGAGAAGAAAATTAGCATCAAATTCACGCCTTAAATCTCTAATAAGATAAGAAAAGGATTTAGCACCAGCACCTCTACAATTCCAGTTAATAATATTCATAAGGAAGACATAACAAAAGTAGGTTATGAAAAACCTGGAAATCATCTTTGGGAATTCGCCTTTTGCTTCAAGCCAATCCGATCCCGGGATAAGCTCCCCTCTTTATGTTTGACTGTTGGTAAAATAATCACCTGCCCATCAGCTGGTTTGCTCGGCTAGCTAATCGTTAGGGGTGTTTGCGgtgtggtttggttcggttttttagagaaaagtcatccgatccaatcgtttaattaaactgtggtttggtttggttcagtTTTTTTATCGAgaccatccgaaccaaaccaaaccattaaaatcggtttggtttggttcgatttttttgggttttttgaatcaattaaaaaaaaatactaccatactatttcacaaagtcaCAACATTGAAATCCACAAATCcaaatacacaatagctaacaaagtcTTGATCTAATAAAATTTAACGACAAAAGGAATTCAAATAATCAATTATTGAGTCAGAAAGAAAATAAGTATAAGATGAACTGGTGTGGTACCTAATTTTTGGAGGTTTAGAGTCAtatatacacaatatataattcgtgTTAGGAAATATTATATAAGCCCCACCCCTCTCCCTTTGAAAGTTAACGATATACACTCTATTTTCTCCTTTTCTTCCTGAATACAATGATATCCAAGAAAATTTAATTAGCAACCTATGAGTCAAGTGTATCTCTAATATATAACTGTATTTAAAGCTTCAAAATAGAGAtctttatttaattgtaaaaCAAACTAATTAAATAAGAATTTTATCACAGTTGACTGGTTGAGTGAGGTGCCTTTTCGTTGGAGCAGAAAAAACATATGGTCTAGAATTGATGCATAGAGAGAAATCCACTGAACCAGTGAACCACCAATCAGAAGCAATTTCCCTGAAGAATGAATAAGAAATAAAACAATGAACACTGAACTAGCAATAAAACAACATCCAGCAACAATGAAATCAATGAATCAATaacaagtaaaataataaaacaatgaattttcctaaacaatgaaaaacaaataaaacaataaactGAACCAGCAATAAAAAAACAACCAGCAACAATGAAATCAATGAAGCAATAACAagtaaaacaataaaacaaattaCTTAATTCATGTATTATTGTTGCAATATCTTTGAAACTAGATCAGGATGGATGGATGTTCTGTTATGCTCAATAGCTGTCTAATCTATATCAAGTACTTATTTGTtcttataattatgcattatgagTTTGGATCAAAGAACTCCTAAATCACAGTATTATTACTTTTAACAACTACCATATGCAAAAAATGGAAAAGCTTTCTATGTTAATTGTTAAGGacatcctttgagcttgaacatTGAATAATGAACAACAGAACAACAATCAGAAGCAATTTTAGTAAATTAACAACAAATATATTATACAATGAATAATAATACACTGAACAATGAACATAGAACAGAAATTATTCAAACAGAAGCAgaaattcaaacaaaataaaattattaacaattaccagaaattcaaacaaaaatacACTGAACATAGAACAGAAATTATTCAAACAAAAGCATAAATTCAAACAAAATTACACTGAAAAAAGAACagaaattattcaaataaaagcataaattcaaacaaaataaaattattaacaactaccagaaatttaaatgaaaattcaCTGAATATGAAAcagaaataattcaaattaataccTGATTTGGATGAGTTGGATCCTCCATATCTGGTGTTCGGTGTTGGGAGGTGCTGGGAGGGGCTGGTCCAACGCTGCTGGGAGGCTGGTTTGATGCTGCTGGGAGGCGTTACTGCGAGGCGCGGCTGGGAGGCGTTGCTGTGAGGCATGGCTGGGAGGCGTTGCTGCGAGGCGCTGGTTCGCGGGACTGGGAGGTGCTAGTTCGCGGGACTGGGAGGTGCTAGTTCGCGGGACTGGGAGTGGGAGGGGCTGGGAGGCGGGGCTAGGAGGCGCTGCTGGGAGGGGCTGGGAGGGGTTGTGGTAATGGGGTTTCTTGGCTGCGCTAGGTTAGGAGAATAGGAGTTACTGAGTTAGTAAGTTAGGTCATGTTAGTTTATCTGATGGGTTGGGGGGTGGGAatggtttttttatggtttttagttgACCGATTCGGTTCGGTTAGGATTTTCAGTATCAAaatcgaaaaccgaaccgaaccgcataaaaaacaacaaaatataattttttagttttttcgaTTTTTGGTTTATTCGGTTTTCAATTTTTCGGTTCGGTTGGTCGATTTTGTTCGATCCGGTTCGGTTTTGAACACCCTTACGAGTAATCGTGGTTTACTTCATCATAACGCCACCAGATGTGGAACTTTCGGTCATTCTGCGCTTGGGGAGATCAGTTCTTACAAGGTTCCGATCAATGGACTTTCCGGGCTCCTTCATTGCTAGATATGCCTCCGTTTGCTCTTGCTGAAGGCGACGCATGCTCTCAAGCATCACTAATTGTCTAATTCCATAGCTTCTACTTCTGGGTTCCTGCACTTTGACCTCTGCGGAGAGGGTAATAGCATCATCGTGAATAGCTACCTGTTTTTCCTGATTCTAGACTTTAGGAGGAATAGACTTCTCATTCCTTGTAACTCCTATTTTGGCATTTGGGCCACTCTTGTGACTAGCTTGCTTTTTTGAAGCATTAACGTTAAGGAATTTTTTTCTCAAGGCTTGTCCTTTGTCTAACCCACCTTAGGCCTTAACAAATAAAAGCCCATTATTCTTTAGTCCATTTTCCTTTTCCCCATTTGGGTTTTAATGAGATAAATTCCATTCCTCGTAAAGGGCATTAAAGCATGACCCCCCTTCCAAATAAATGGCTTCCTGATTAGTCTCCCTTTCTATATTAGAATTGGAATCATAATCATAATGAGCTCCTTTctttttaggaaaaaaaatatcttttttccttCTAATTGGCCTTTTAATTAGCATTCATGGGCCAAAATCCAGAGAGTCTTTAACATTAGGCTCCTGTGCATTAATTCCTGGATTATTATTTCGCTTTTGGTCTTCCTCACCGTCAACAGTAGCTCCTTCCCCGGTCGTCTCACCGCCACCTAGGTTTGCCGATTGTGACGGCATTTGTCCTCTAAGATTTTCGTAGTAAGAGTCAAGTCGATGCCCATATTTTCCACAAGAGAAGCAGATTTGATGCAACCCTTCATACTCAATATTTAGTTCACTACCCAACACAGAGATTCGAGGCACCAATTTTTTAGCCAGATCAATTTTAACACATATTCTAGCGAATTTTCCTCTTAAATGTATAGAAGTCGTACGATCGATTTTGAGCATATGACCAATGGCTGATCCCACCCTCCACATGAAGCGTTGATTATAAAGCTCAATGGACAAGTTAGGTATGCGAATCCAAACAGCAATCTTTCGAATAATATCTTCTGATGTGAGGAAGAAGGGTCTCCATCTCTGGACGACGAGGTAGTGACCCGCAATCATCCATGGTCCTTCCATAAGCGCATGAGAGTAGTCCTCATCATCTGAAAAGTGAATAAGATAATAGTCACGGTCCATATCAATAACATTGATAGTACCATTTCTTACCCAGTTCCTTTTTAGACGTTATTCCATGAAGGCTAGACCAACCCTTTTGCCCAGCAATTTCACAATATGAACATTTTTCTAGGGCTTGCACCAATCCTCAAATTCTTCCTTTGAGACGGAAATAACTGGGCATGGGTCAAATTTCTTGGCATTTTTCTGTTGATCATTATTTTTTTGATACCATCGATCCTCTGGGTTATGATCGTCTTCCGTCATATCATCATCCAGATCAATGTCTGGGATACCTTCAAGTCTCGGCTCGGATATAGTCAATAACGAATCTTTATAGGTGACCTTTTTCACTATATGTTCTGTAGCTGCCACCCCGTCCGAGATGCCCATCGACTCTCTCGGTTGGTTTAGATCAACTTTATCGCGAATTTTGACCTTTTTCGTACTTCGTTCAATCAAATCTTCCTCCTGAGAAGAAACCTTAGCAAAGCAATCCATAATTGAGAAGAAACCTTAGCAAAGCAATCCATAATAAAGACTAGCGAGCTTTACTCTATCTCTCTATATATATCAAATAACGTATAGGAAacttttagtaaaaatatatcaTTTGATTTTAAAGAAATTACCACaagatggaaaaaaaaaaaaaaaaaaggaagaagcatGGTtagagaaattttttgaaaacaaacaGAGGAACAAACGAGCCGGGCTTGAGCATTAGTTATGGGCCGGAAACGTAACTAATTACTCttagaaattagttttggttCGTGTTCGTGATGCCTTGGGGATTTTGTTTTGGAAGAAGCAACCGCCAAACCTCAATGCAGCACTGAGAAAGCAGTGTGAGTGATACAGACTACACAGATAGTTGAAAAAATGGACATAGACGAGGTCGAAGCCACGGGCAAACTCCCTTCTCGAGTCACCAAATTCGCGCCAAAATCCTCCAAGCCTAAAACCAAACCTAAACCCCCATCCGAACCTCACCTACAACCTAAACCTGAACCCCAACCACCACCCCCCTTCAAACCAGAGCCACAGGAATTCGCAGCCAAGAAGGAAGATGTTGACGAAATTGTCGCACCACCAACTCACACGAAGCCCGAGCCCAACCACACCGCCAATACCGAGCTGGCACCCAAGTCCGAGGCCCAAGATGAAACGGACCAAGTCGATTCCATGTCCCTGGATCTTCCGGAAGAAACCGCCGAGGACACCGTCGTTCGCGAATTCGACGTCTTCTTTGGTCCTTCTGTCGATGCTGCCACTCAGGTATGTTTACACATGCTTACGCGAATTCGTTTACGCGTGCGGTTGCTCCTTAGGAGTCTGATGTGTATATTTTCTTCGCTGCTTTTGTTAGTTATACGTTTTGCAATATCCGTTGAGACCGCGCTGGCGGCCATATGAGCTAGAGGAACGATGCGAAGAGGTGCGgttcttttttcttcttgtttgGTCCTTGTGTTAAATGAAGAATCGAGCTAGGTATTGTCATTGTGTTTTTTTTGCTTATGATTGGTAGGTAAGGTTGAATCCTAAGAGTTCAAACATGGAGATTGATTTATCTGTTGATTTGGACTCAAGTAATATTGACACTGAGACTGCTAGCAGATTCAACTTCACTAAGCAGGTTTGTTCATTAGTTGAAGTtcgcttctttctttcttttattttatttttttcaacaagcATTCAACTGGAGCTCCAACTTGCTTGTATTTTGAATGCAAGAGTTGACTTGGGTTTTGATGTAGcaataaaatcgtcctttttttttaattgtaatgagAAAGGTTCATGATCTCTTGTTGAATACTGAGTAATTTAGAACATGATTCCAAGATATGgtacaatacatttatttatttagttattcttCTTTCAGACTTTAGCAACTAAGTGGAATCCATCTTCTGCAAACTGCTATGCTGTTGGACTTCTCAAGGGTGATAAGGTATTATGTCTCACATTCTGTTCTGTGATGTCAGTCTAACTTAGATTCAGGGTGGTATATTACTCGATCAGTTAGATATACTGTTACGTATGCCGATACTAAGTGGAAGATTGTTTTAATATAGTTGAACATATGATACTTTCTTCTATTAAAATAGGCAGATGGATTTTCCGCTGGAAATACTCCTGATGATGACTTTCTTATTTACAAGAAATTATTCTTGTGTTACTTAATAGATAGATATTGCAGCAAGGATTGGGTTACATGGTATGTTCGAATTAGGTGTGGAAGTGGAAAATTAGTAAGATCAGATGCACAAATAAGATATCATGTTTAACATAATTAGTTTTCTGTTTTAGATTGTTACATGAGTTACCTTGCAAGCTTGTTATATTCCCCCTTTCTAGTTATTGCTTATGCTGATTATAtgaatagcataaaaaatattcCACAGTTCAGTCCTATTATGTGTCTAATAGGTTGAGGATTTTGTAAATGCATAGTTGGTTTTTAAATTTGTAGGAAATTTGTAAATTTGTGTGTTCTCATTCTGGTTTGCAGTTCCAACTGCATCCAGTTAATGCAGTTGTGCAGCTTCGACCAGCATTTCATCACCTACATTCTGGTGGTTCAAAAAGAAAGAACCAGGTCTCCACTGGGGAAAATGCCACTGTCAAAATTGAGGGGTCAATTGAAGAAAAATCTGCTGCTGCACCAAAAAAGCAGGTAAGATGTATTCATCATGGATGTAATTTATTACAGCAATCTAGTGATGACTGCACAAGTACAAGGATAAGGAATTATAATTTTTACAGATGATTCAAATTTCTTGACACTTCTTGAAATAATTGTGTATGTACTTATTATAAATGATTAACTGGTGAATGAGTTGTATCAAACTTTTTGTTGCTTTAAGAAATTTGAACCTGAATGGTATGCGAGTTTCATAAATCCTTGAgattattgttatatatagatataaatatataGATGAATGTAACAGTTAGCATTATCTTGTTGGCTCCATTTGTGCCAAGTGTACTCTAAGATCAAAATAGTTAGGGAGAATGATAGGGTAACACATTGTGGAAAAATTGATAGAGGATCACCTTAAATAATTTGGTTATGTGAGAAGTCTTGGTAGGGTAATTCAATAATGAGGGGCAATAAGAGACCAAGAAAAACAATGGAGAAACCACTATAAGGTCTAGGTTTAAATGGCTTGTTTACTGATATACTTGTGATAAGACAATGGTATCATTTGATGCATTTAGCTTAACTACTTTGTGGGTTGTTATATTTGGTATCTTTATTAGAGGGTTTTTGCTCTTCATTTTATCTTCTcttttatttctctctctcttctctaagTCTCCAACTTGCTAATCCATTTGTTTTCTTTCCTACAGAATAAGCAGACGGAGTTATCACTTGGGCAACAGAGTGATGACGATGAGGTATAACGCTTGAACTTTTTATGAAACCATAAATGGCTTGCCTGTAGATATGATCTGTTGCATAAACACGAGAAATCCTCACATGTGTTTTACCTATATTAGGTATAATATGCTTAAGATACAGCTACCTCATGATTTTCTCATCTGATTCGAGATTTTGGAAATCATATGGTTATTCAGTCTTATTTCTTCTGGAACATATATTATGTAGTTTCAATATGCTGAAGAATATACTGAATGGACTTAGTATTATTCTCCAATATGCATAGCTATCCAAGTGGTGGTGGTTAAATCAATGGATAATGACTGAGTGGCAGTTTTTTATTAGATGACAATGAAATGAAATTTTGCATTGTCAATTTGTCAGTGTATTCCGGTTAAACCATTTTTCTACTTACCACTTAGTCATTTTCTCTATTATCCTGTGCAGGGCTGGGTTGCTCTCAAGTACCATAGCTGCAAGAGTGATATCTCCTCTCGATATTTAGATAAAATGATGATGCACGAAAGTCATCCCATTAAATTTACAATGGATGTGTAAGAATATGTCCCTTTATACTTTTTGTATGCTTTCCCTTATTTGAAGATGTTCATTTGTTAAGTTTGTAAATTTCTGAATGTTTCTAGTGATGACTATGTAACTGCACTATGTCCTGGAGTGAACAACATCTCTTCTAAAAGGTACCGTCGTCCTTTAATATAAACTTAATTGATTTAGTTCTGATTACCATTTTGCCAACTACCTTTTTTTCTCGCATATCATCTCTTTTTGGTTTaatgttttgatttgatttacttgATTGCACTGTTGCAAGTTGCTTATGATTTTAACTATCCAAGTATCATCTGTTCTTGTTATTTCAGGCATCTTTTATCATTGCCCGTGGAAGAACGTCTTAAGAAATTGCTTGTTGAGGTTTGTAGCACCTGTATTTGtggtgtttttcttttttgttatttagaatGGGGCAGTCAAAGCCAAAAGCATgcttacttttaaattttagaagtgTCTATTGTTGGATTTTGCTGTTACATATTCTCTATCTATCATTGACATCTACC
Encoded here:
- the LOC140179100 gene encoding uncharacterized protein, which encodes MGRGAGAKSFSYLIRDLRREFDANFLLLFETHLSGDRGKDVRNKLGFDGCFVEEASGHSGGIWALWDSSIWKVDILSHNRQFIHLLVSCNNSTTWLLTAIYGSPQEVNRKLLWNNHALWCLIGDFNATLHDHERRGGAVRNDSGACSDFQNFVSDCGLIDLGFVGWPFTWKRDNLVIRLDRALENLDWQIQFPEAYIKHLPMIKSDHAPPLCLQLSQNSMGNGRKRSFCFLAAWLHHPEFDGMVKNCWKFESSWSNSVHNFQRALKDWNNSVLGNIFKRKKRILFRLQGIANFLSNGVNHYLKDLQFWLCKEYEEVLAQEELLWLIQTVFHNPKHISELNETLITLIPKVDFVSNLKQMRPISLCNVSYKIFTKILASRMRRIMEKLVSPTQYSFVPGRQSLDNIIITQEVIHSMRNKKGRQGWMSIKIDLEKAYDKLKWYFVEDTLKDIGLPSNTIELIISYISSARMRVLWNGEELEEFKPTRGIRQGDLISPYIFIFCIERLSQLINCAVNHGFWKPIHIKRRGPALSHICFVDDLIIFAEANMDQASVINRCLNAFCESSGQTISQEKTRIFFSSNVGGPSEKRSVMPLASPERTTWENILEFLSITIRCLVVLLMISLANSTRDSTLGRLHPSPWQEETPCSLTDFLSISGDWDIERIKEWLPDDIVKKINALAPPSPWKEKDQIAWALTSNGSFKPKSAYQDIQNTTGQPNNIFSHGWKWKGPERIRMFLWLVAHDAILTNAARKRRHMTSDDRCPRCSSNEESTLHVLRDCFFAKSIWCNLLPSGQLPSFFGSDLSNWLLMAKNFHQIIVETNSTSVLELVKSGCAIRHPCASLLADINTQAQRLTISEWTHIMREANYVTDILAKKGQTLPLGLHVYDVPPPDITLALDLDCFGCMRPRGS
- the LOC112749056 gene encoding uncharacterized protein; the protein is MDIDEVEATGKLPSRVTKFAPKSSKPKTKPKPPSEPHLQPKPEPQPPPPFKPEPQEFAAKKEDVDEIVAPPTHTKPEPNHTANTELAPKSEAQDETDQVDSMSLDLPEETAEDTVVREFDVFFGPSVDAATQLYVLQYPLRPRWRPYELEERCEEVRLNPKSSNMEIDLSVDLDSSNIDTETASRFNFTKQTLATKWNPSSANCYAVGLLKGDKFQLHPVNAVVQLRPAFHHLHSGGSKRKNQVSTGENATVKIEGSIEEKSAAAPKKQNKQTELSLGQQSDDDEGWVALKYHSCKSDISSRYLDKMMMHESHPIKFTMDVDDYVTALCPGVNNISSKRHLLSLPVEERLKKLLVEDPPFRRFSAIKHFAREYSDEELAEFLHKHAILIQGFWTAKSKLLSHKDDSGIGELARDFVILLFSKSLRVQASDLNLGGKVGNALKEWLNKFGLEGCDPLKSGGTLYWKFPEVPDDSFKKRHPNIAERQEEMLKNLEAKLSDFGRRVIVAKRKFDKDGVASQHVKSELVKSAKSEQVTSLSGASCGRMTMSNATRQALLVAITKLLQTHRVCSLQMMRQRLREMAISTSLLSKTESKVASDAMVGFEGPQEELKAVVSEVAYDIHGSYVLKVQDDPFRDVVITLLRGKSDGKLKKAEICAAATATLNREVTSNEYTRVMSELCVSKGSYWHLKSGDGSMQ